In the Pseudomonadota bacterium genome, ACGGCGCGATGGATCAAGGACAGCATATACGGAAAGCGCCTCGTCCTGTTCGCGCCCCTCTACATCTCAAACCTGTGCGACAACGACTGCGCCTACTGCGCATTCAGGGCGGCCAACAAGGATATCGAGCGGAGGGCGCTCTGCCAGGACGAGATACGCCTGGAGACCGCGGCGCTGCTGTCCGAGGGGCAGAAGCGCGTCCTGCTCGTGGCCGGCGAGTCCTACGCAGACCTGGGCCTGAGCTACATATTCAGGTCGATAGAAACGATCTACGGGACCAAAAGCGGTGAAAACACGATCCGCCGCATCAACGTCAACATCGCCCCCCTCTCGGTGGACGAGTTCCGCGAGCTTCACTCCTGCAACATCGGCACCTACCAGCTCTTCCAGGAGACCTACCACTCGCCCACGTACAGGCGCCTGCATCCGCGCGGCCCGAAATCGGACTACGACTACAGGCTCACCTGCATGGACCGCGCATTCGAGGGGGGATTCGACGACGTGGGGATAGGAGTCCTGTTCGGGCTCTACGACTGGCGCTACGAGATCCTGGCGCTCATGAAACACATCGCCCACCTCGAGGGGAAGTTCGGGGTGGGACCGCACACGATATCGGTGCCCAGGATCGAGCCCGCCTGCGGCGCCCCCCTTTCGTACCGCCCCCCGCATCCTGTGTCCGACGACGACTTCAGGAAGATCATCGCGCTGCTTAGGATCGCCATCCCCTACACCGGCATAATCCTCAGCACCCGCGAGAGCGCCGCTATCCGCCGCGAGTCGTTCGAG is a window encoding:
- the hydG gene encoding [FeFe] hydrogenase H-cluster radical SAM maturase HydG; this translates as MAIIDHEAISRELTAQERPEPARVREILARAREMQGVPAEDLVALSTLTDGEMLGELFETARWIKDSIYGKRLVLFAPLYISNLCDNDCAYCAFRAANKDIERRALCQDEIRLETAALLSEGQKRVLLVAGESYADLGLSYIFRSIETIYGTKSGENTIRRINVNIAPLSVDEFRELHSCNIGTYQLFQETYHSPTYRRLHPRGPKSDYDYRLTCMDRAFEGGFDDVGIGVLFGLYDWRYEILALMKHIAHLEGKFGVGPHTISVPRIEPACGAPLSYRPPHPVSDDDFRKIIALLRIAIPYTGIILSTRESAAIRRESFELGVSQISAGSRTNPGGYAKDGAADGARAAQFSLGDTRPLMEVIRDIVAHDHIPSFCTACYRLGRVGKDFMDLAKPGLIKDNCTPNGILTFAEYLHDFAGDDLREEGYDLIGRMLQSDVSNPALRVKVKGLLDRIASGSRDIFV